In one window of Hymenobacter nivis DNA:
- a CDS encoding DUF58 domain-containing protein: MSFFLTRRFFLLLVVLITGFAVAFFLPWLLGPVRVAGLLLGALVGLDAALLYAPTKGQGAPVFGRRVLGDKLANGSENDVELYLENRYRFAIQTETIDEIPHQFQRRDVLFKAAIKPGETQVIRYQLRPTKRGEYEFGALNIYAASPLGLVRRRFRYDAQRVVPVYPSFLQMRQYELLAIHNRLTEVGVKRIRRVGHSQEFEQIRPYVAGDDPRTLNWKATARRASTGEADALVVNHFQDERAQPVYCLIDKGRVMRMPFDGLSLLDYAINATLVLSNIALLKHDKAGLITFSNKPGAALLADRRPGHLLKILEVLYRQKTQYLESDFALLYATVRARVQQRSLLVLFTNFETLHGLQRQLPYLRRLAQDHLLLVVFFENTELRAYLGAPAETTEDVYNQTIAEKFAQEKRQIVLELQRYGIHTLLTAPKDLNVNTINKYLEFKARGLL; encoded by the coding sequence ATGTCCTTTTTCCTAACGCGCCGCTTCTTCCTGCTCCTCGTGGTCCTCATCACGGGCTTCGCGGTGGCGTTCTTCCTGCCGTGGCTGCTGGGGCCGGTGCGGGTGGCGGGGCTGCTGCTGGGGGCCCTGGTGGGGCTCGATGCGGCGCTGCTATATGCGCCGACTAAGGGCCAGGGGGCCCCGGTGTTTGGGCGGCGGGTGCTGGGCGACAAGCTGGCCAACGGCTCGGAAAACGACGTGGAATTGTACCTCGAGAACCGCTACCGCTTTGCCATCCAGACGGAGACGATTGACGAGATTCCGCACCAGTTTCAGCGGCGCGACGTGCTCTTTAAAGCGGCCATTAAGCCGGGCGAAACCCAGGTAATTCGCTACCAGCTGCGGCCCACCAAGCGCGGCGAGTACGAGTTTGGGGCCCTGAACATCTACGCCGCCTCGCCGCTGGGCCTGGTACGCCGCCGGTTTCGCTACGATGCGCAGCGGGTAGTTCCTGTTTACCCATCTTTTTTACAGATGCGGCAGTACGAGCTGCTGGCCATCCACAACCGCCTCACGGAGGTGGGCGTGAAGCGCATCCGGCGGGTGGGCCACAGCCAGGAGTTCGAGCAAATCCGGCCCTACGTGGCCGGCGACGACCCGCGCACCCTCAACTGGAAGGCCACCGCCCGCCGCGCCAGCACCGGCGAGGCCGACGCCCTGGTGGTGAACCACTTCCAGGATGAGCGCGCCCAGCCCGTGTACTGCCTCATCGACAAGGGCCGGGTGATGCGGATGCCTTTCGACGGCCTGAGCCTGCTCGATTACGCCATCAACGCCACGCTGGTGCTCAGCAACATCGCCCTGCTCAAGCACGACAAGGCGGGGCTCATCACGTTTTCCAACAAGCCCGGGGCTGCCCTGCTGGCCGACCGCCGCCCCGGCCACCTGCTGAAGATTCTGGAGGTGCTGTACCGCCAGAAAACGCAGTACCTGGAGTCGGATTTTGCGCTGCTCTACGCCACCGTGCGGGCCCGCGTGCAGCAGCGCAGCCTGCTGGTGCTGTTCACTAACTTCGAAACCCTGCACGGCCTGCAACGCCAGCTACCCTACCTGCGCCGCCTCGCCCAGGACCACCTGCTGCTGGTCGTTTTTTTCGAGAACACCGAGCTGCGCGCCTACCTGGGGGCCCCCGCCGAAACCACCGAGGACGTGTACAATCAGACCATCGCCGAGAAATTTGCCCAGGAAAAGCGTCAAATTGTGCTCGAATTGCAGCGCTACGGCATCCACACGCTGCTGACGGCTCCGAAGGATTTGAATGTCAACACCATCAACAAGTACCTGGAATTCAAGGCACGCGGACTACTATGA